Part of the Candidatus Atribacteria bacterium ADurb.Bin276 genome is shown below.
AGAAACGGCATTGTGAAAAGGATGGAATCTTAAATGGCAAGCTTAACCCTGAAGAATGTATGGAAAAAATACGGGAAAGTAATTGCATTAAAAGGAGTAAATTGTGAAGTTAAGGACGGAGAGTTATTAACGATTTTAGGACCATCGGGTGCTGGAAAAACTTCACTCCTTCAAACGATTGCAGGAGTTGAAGAAATCGCTGCTGGTCAAATATATATTGAAAAACAAAGAGTTGATCAACTTCCTCCACCCGAACGAGATGTAGCTATGGTATTCGAGACTTATGCTCTTTATCCGAATAAGACAATTTATCAAAATATGGCTTTCCCCTTGCATTCACCTTTTAGAAAACTACCCAAAAATGAAATCGACCAAAAGATTAAAGAAATAGCTCAACTTCTGCAAATTGATTGGTTATTGGATAGAAATGTCTCCCAACTGAGTGGTGGGCAAAGACAAAGAGTTGCTTTGGGTCGAATGTTGGTGAGGAATCCTAAGGTATTTTTAATGGATGAACCAATTGCTCACCTTGATGCTAAGTTACGCCATCGGCTTCGGGGGGAATTAAAAAATATTCAAAGAAAGTTCGGAATAACAACTCTTTATACAACCCATGATTACCGAGAAGCATTAGGAGTGGGAGATCGTGTTATTGTCTTAAATCAGGGAAGCATTTTGCAAATTGCTGAACCGGAAAAAATATTTAATTTTCCCAAGAATGATTTTGTTGGTGGATTAGTTGGAGATCCTCCAATGAATTTTTTCGAGAGTTTTTTGTCATCAACCACTTCGGGAATTATCCTTCGGAATGAAGCTTTCGAGATGGTTTTGAACCAAAAAATGACTGAAATAATCAATGATCTCAATGTTGATCGTTTGAAGATTGGATTGCGCCCCTCCGACATACTAGTGAGCATGGCTCCTAAGGAAAATTTCTTTCCAGCAGAAGTATATGTCGTTGAACCTTTGGGCATGATACAAATACTCACTTTGGCTCAACAAAAAATAAAATTTCAAGTGAAATACTCAGGTTCTTTAAATTTCGAGATGAAGCAAAGAGTCTATTTTGGTTTTCAGCCAGATAAATTGCACTACTTCCATCCAACTACTGGTCTGAATGTATTGTTAAAAGAAGAGTAATTTTTTCAATTCGCATAAAGATTGTGATGAATGGATGTGAATGACATTGGCTAAAGTAGAGTTAAAGAAGTTATGGAAAAAATACGGAAAAGTTGAAGCGGTAAAGGGGATTGACCTTGCCATTCAGGATCGTGAATTTGTTGCCTTTTTAGGACCTTCTGGATGTGGGAAAACTTCAACCATGAGAATGATCGCTGGTTTGGAAAAAATCACGGGTGGAGAGATTTATATTGGTAATCGATTGGTAAACGAATTGGATCCGGGGACCCGCAATATAGCTATGGCTTTTGAATCTTATGCGTTATACCCACCGATGACAGTTTTTGATAATATTGCCTTT
Proteins encoded:
- the sugC_1 gene encoding Trehalose import ATP-binding protein SugC; translation: MASLTLKNVWKKYGKVIALKGVNCEVKDGELLTILGPSGAGKTSLLQTIAGVEEIAAGQIYIEKQRVDQLPPPERDVAMVFETYALYPNKTIYQNMAFPLHSPFRKLPKNEIDQKIKEIAQLLQIDWLLDRNVSQLSGGQRQRVALGRMLVRNPKVFLMDEPIAHLDAKLRHRLRGELKNIQRKFGITTLYTTHDYREALGVGDRVIVLNQGSILQIAEPEKIFNFPKNDFVGGLVGDPPMNFFESFLSSTTSGIILRNEAFEMVLNQKMTEIINDLNVDRLKIGLRPSDILVSMAPKENFFPAEVYVVEPLGMIQILTLAQQKIKFQVKYSGSLNFEMKQRVYFGFQPDKLHYFHPTTGLNVLLKEE